Proteins found in one Paenibacillus sp. FSL R10-2782 genomic segment:
- a CDS encoding amino acid adenylation domain-containing protein, with protein MSEFKQQELFWNQTFQADDAPTAFPFCNSASKGGSELHINGRETLCEPLSAAVSQRILQLSGGSSMAVFIILLAGVTSLLNKYTGENNVLLGIPTSKDVHNRINKFLIIKSKLEPTHSFKSLFNEVKQSLSDSLEHQGLPFRKMVGKLRMQYDSANRPVIPTLVALDSLHSLLETTNVNVDIQFHFVMKKDGINVQLQYNAQSYEEAYIKQLVAHLNHLLSVMLFQPDQALGDIETLPENQSQEYLYRWNDTAADYPREQTVEQLFEQQVARTPEQTAVICEDRRLTYRELNAQANRMAHTLRAAGVQADHRVAICAEHSAEVVIAILAVLKAGGAYVPMDPASPDERIAYMLQDSGARIALVGDGVQLPADYNGRVLLLGANGALEETAAPVEELDAPRDRMQHLAYMIYTSGSTGQPKGVLIEHQGLTNYIWWSSRTYVQGMKTTFPLYSSLAFDLTVTSIFTPLITGNTVIVYPGDDKAALLPRIFRDPRIDLIKLTPAHLHLVHELGLVQDSTIRRMIVGGENLSAKLAAGIWEQSGGTVLLFNEYGPTETVVGCMSYLYDPARPMGEYVPIGRPAANTSIYVLDPYGQPVPAGVAGEMYIGGDGVARGYLNRAEQTAEKFVANPFVAGQRMYRAGDVARRRIDGELEYIGRTDDQVKIRGYRIELGEVEGAIRALAAVREVVVIARSAESGWQELCAYVVTDGKMTGRELRAALSTSLPEYMIPTYFVPLEALPLTSNGKVDRKALPAPQAYLEPGVDYAPPRNAVEEQLVSIWAAVLGVAQVGIHDSFLDLGGDSIKSIQVSAKLYQAGYQVGMKELLTYPTIAVLSSHVEPVRRTAEQGEIRGVTGMTPIQQAFVIEQPTDLHHYNQCVVLQRSDGWEVRALQAAMQALTDHHDALRTVLRQSDSGYTAWTRQIGEGAGYSLEVLDMAPDTDSEEAIEAEASRIQATVDLNEGPLVKLGLFRCTDGDHLLVAIHHWVIDGVSWRILLEDLDTAYTQAQQGEPIRLPMKTDAFQAWAEGLSHYARSEALQAEAGYWAGIQATAAPELPQDYAETSVSLVKDSEEVTVQWTAGETEQLLKQSHRAYTTEMNDLLLTALGRAIQAWTGITEVAISLEGHGREAIVPELDVTRTVGWFTSRYPVRLSFPAGQALSAQIKTVKEELRRVPNKGIGYGLLRYTSDQTEDGMAGPTPEISFNYLGQYDLNSDGHMRPSPYPGGLTVSERHVRPYLLEIHGMVYEGKLSLTIYYSHTQYKKESIEQLGNCLRTSLQEIILHCISKEGTELTPSDVSFSEMEIAELDRLIQSTQQLGELESLYPMTPMQKGMLFHSLLDSQSEAYFEQMIIHLKGQLDLDILAQSLNRLGQRHAVFRTSFYRGWNKEALQVVFQKSRIDLVYQDINCIDKSERNDRVFHLAAEDRRRGFDLEQDALTRFTVLQSGPDEYDLIWSFHHMLMDGWCIPMVTQELFELYDAISQRRPPRLKEVFPYSSYVNWLGAQNQKEASDYWKHYLAGYEGHTSLSSVLPPSPVGEPCQEKLAWSLGEDLTTKLKNTAIRQHVTVNTLMQTVWGLLLQRYNNTTDVVFGSVVSGRPPHLPGIQDMIGLFINTVPVRIQCSPDQTFSEIIRIVQQQAVASHSYETFPLYEIQAQTDQKQKLITHIMVFENYPIEQALIQGSDPEATSLQILDVKTSEQTNYDFMISVVPGGNMQIEFQYNTETYSHAHVARMKGHLERIITQATNSPDLVIRKLDILTREESQNILEHFNNTAAVIPEHILIHQFFEAQVARTPERIALVYGEVQMTYAELNAQANRLARTLRKAGVREDHPVAILFERSPQVILSMLAIWKAGGAYVPIDPEYPASRTEYMLEDSGAAVLLTDYHTQHPINFAGESIIVDHTSCGDEDSHNLECNCSISNLAYIIYTSGSTGQPKGVAVEHRSVLNFLHTLEQRSPLEAEDVLLQKTSVSFDASVWELCWWMLRGACLSILEPGEEKDPAAITAAVQRYGVSHLEFAPSMLQAFVDYVREYSAADQLATLKYISVGGEMLSSSLARQFYDVLTIPNGTQLYNTYGPTEATVEVASYLCHDQHFENSIPIGTPNLNTRLYILNESLQPQPIGIAGELYIAGAGVARGYVNQPEATASRFVPDPFQTEPNAKMYRTGDLAVFGSEGYVYCLGRLDDQVKIRGFRIEMGEIENVLLKLESVQEAIVLARDDGDGDKVLCAYITAGEYLSAKDVRAAVARYLPAYMVPSFVIQLDRMPWTTSGKINRQALPVPAADQQSAESYIPPRTHTEQLLTAIWADILKRERVSITDHFFDIGGHSLKATQLVAKIHKELNAKVTLKDIFTYPTIEDLAGYVDRMENRTSYTPIPKAQESVYYPVSSAQKRLFIASQSTGGEMIYNMPAVLIVEGALDVDRLEYSLRQLIQRHEPLRTGFEAIEGEPVQYVHAEAAFDLEQINSGETTAVEVIISNFIRPFELHQPPLMRAGVVPLGNSRHLLLFDMHHLISDGISMNIFMKEFIEFYEGKSMPPLTIQYKDYAVWQQQQLENEDMHKHAKYWLNMFNGDLPKLELPTDYERLPVQSHEGEQFQFDADITVSQGIMNLEKRTGATLHMILWAAYTVLLAKYSGQEDVIVGAPMAGRTHVDTEPLIGMFVNTLAIRNYPAAEKSFLTYLQEVKDTMTSAFEHQSYPFEELVDKLHLKRDISRTPLFDTMLVLQNTEETTLAIDSLTFTPYTNAYNTAKFDLTLYATADEQGLRFSFEYSTRLFKAKTMERMSNDLLLILNAISTDPRRKLMDISLSEMDENELGLIEISI; from the coding sequence TATATCAAGCAACTGGTTGCGCATTTAAACCACCTTTTATCTGTGATGCTGTTTCAACCGGATCAGGCACTCGGTGATATAGAGACGCTGCCGGAAAATCAGAGTCAGGAATATCTTTATCGCTGGAACGATACGGCAGCAGATTATCCGCGGGAGCAGACGGTGGAGCAACTGTTTGAACAACAGGTGGCGCGTACACCGGAACAGACGGCAGTCATCTGCGAGGATCGCAGGCTTACCTACCGGGAGCTTAATGCTCAGGCCAATCGGATGGCGCATACCCTCCGGGCAGCGGGCGTGCAGGCCGACCATCGGGTTGCGATCTGTGCCGAACACAGCGCAGAGGTGGTCATCGCCATTCTCGCTGTCCTGAAAGCAGGCGGGGCCTACGTGCCGATGGACCCGGCTTCTCCAGACGAACGGATCGCCTACATGCTTCAAGATTCCGGCGCTCGCATTGCGCTGGTGGGGGACGGAGTCCAGCTTCCGGCGGACTATAACGGTAGGGTACTACTCCTTGGAGCGAACGGGGCACTGGAGGAAACGGCTGCCCCTGTGGAGGAGCTGGACGCTCCCCGAGATCGGATGCAGCATTTGGCCTACATGATTTACACCTCCGGCTCCACGGGTCAGCCCAAGGGCGTGTTAATTGAACATCAGGGGCTGACCAACTATATTTGGTGGTCCAGCCGCACGTATGTACAAGGGATGAAGACGACGTTCCCATTGTATTCCTCCCTGGCCTTTGACCTGACGGTGACGAGCATCTTCACGCCGCTGATCACGGGAAATACAGTGATCGTGTACCCGGGTGACGATAAAGCGGCGCTGCTGCCGCGCATCTTCCGCGATCCCCGGATCGATCTGATCAAGCTGACCCCGGCTCACCTGCATCTGGTGCATGAACTGGGGCTGGTGCAGGACAGCACGATCCGCCGAATGATCGTCGGCGGAGAGAATCTGAGCGCGAAGCTTGCGGCAGGGATTTGGGAGCAAAGCGGTGGCACGGTGCTGCTGTTCAACGAATACGGCCCGACGGAGACCGTCGTCGGTTGTATGAGCTATCTGTATGATCCGGCCCGCCCGATGGGCGAGTATGTGCCGATTGGCCGTCCGGCAGCGAATACGAGCATTTATGTGCTGGATCCGTATGGACAGCCGGTGCCAGCCGGGGTCGCAGGCGAGATGTACATTGGCGGAGACGGGGTAGCCCGAGGGTACCTGAACCGGGCGGAGCAGACGGCAGAGAAGTTTGTGGCGAATCCCTTTGTAGCGGGGCAACGGATGTACCGGGCGGGTGACGTAGCACGCCGGCGGATCGACGGGGAGCTGGAGTATATTGGCCGCACGGACGATCAGGTGAAAATCCGGGGCTACCGGATTGAGCTGGGGGAAGTGGAAGGTGCGATTCGGGCGCTGGCTGCGGTCCGAGAGGTGGTAGTGATCGCCCGCTCGGCAGAAAGCGGATGGCAGGAGCTGTGTGCCTACGTCGTCACGGACGGAAAAATGACGGGTAGAGAATTGCGGGCAGCGCTGAGTACGTCGCTGCCGGAGTATATGATCCCGACCTACTTCGTGCCTCTGGAGGCGCTGCCGCTGACGTCCAACGGAAAAGTAGACCGCAAGGCACTGCCCGCGCCACAGGCGTACTTGGAGCCAGGTGTTGATTATGCACCGCCGCGCAATGCAGTTGAGGAGCAACTCGTCTCGATCTGGGCAGCGGTATTAGGGGTGGCGCAGGTCGGCATTCATGATTCCTTCCTGGATCTGGGCGGGGACTCCATCAAGTCCATCCAGGTGTCAGCGAAGCTGTACCAAGCGGGCTACCAGGTGGGGATGAAAGAACTGCTGACCTATCCTACGATTGCCGTCTTAAGTTCCCATGTCGAGCCGGTGAGGCGGACGGCAGAGCAAGGCGAGATCCGCGGGGTTACGGGAATGACCCCGATTCAGCAGGCCTTTGTGATCGAGCAGCCGACCGACCTGCATCACTATAACCAGTGTGTCGTTTTGCAGCGCTCGGACGGTTGGGAAGTGAGGGCACTGCAAGCCGCGATGCAGGCATTAACGGATCACCATGATGCCCTGCGGACCGTGCTGCGCCAGAGCGATAGCGGTTATACGGCGTGGACCCGTCAGATCGGGGAGGGAGCGGGCTACAGCCTGGAGGTGCTGGACATGGCACCGGATACAGACAGCGAGGAAGCGATTGAGGCAGAGGCGAGCCGGATTCAGGCGACGGTGGATCTGAACGAAGGCCCACTGGTCAAGCTGGGATTGTTCCGGTGTACGGATGGCGATCATCTGCTGGTGGCAATCCACCACTGGGTCATCGACGGCGTCTCCTGGCGCATACTGCTGGAGGATTTGGACACAGCGTATACCCAGGCACAACAAGGGGAACCGATCCGGCTGCCGATGAAAACGGACGCCTTTCAGGCTTGGGCAGAGGGGTTGTCGCACTATGCGAGGAGTGAGGCGCTGCAGGCGGAAGCAGGGTACTGGGCGGGCATCCAAGCAACAGCAGCACCAGAGCTGCCGCAGGACTACGCCGAGACGAGCGTATCCTTGGTAAAGGACAGTGAAGAAGTGACGGTGCAGTGGACAGCGGGAGAGACGGAGCAGCTGCTCAAGCAAAGTCACCGGGCATATACGACAGAGATGAATGATCTACTGCTGACCGCACTGGGACGGGCCATACAGGCATGGACGGGCATCACGGAAGTAGCGATCAGCCTGGAGGGGCATGGCCGAGAGGCGATCGTGCCGGAACTGGATGTAACGCGGACGGTAGGGTGGTTCACCAGTCGCTATCCGGTACGGCTGTCCTTTCCGGCAGGACAGGCATTATCTGCGCAAATCAAGACGGTGAAGGAGGAGCTGCGGCGAGTTCCCAACAAAGGTATCGGGTATGGGCTGCTGCGCTACACCTCGGATCAGACCGAGGATGGAATGGCTGGTCCAACACCGGAAATCAGTTTTAACTATCTGGGGCAATATGATTTGAACTCGGATGGACATATGCGACCATCACCGTATCCTGGCGGCTTAACTGTAAGTGAGCGTCATGTTCGTCCGTACCTGCTTGAGATACACGGAATGGTTTATGAGGGGAAATTGTCGCTGACTATTTACTATAGCCACACCCAGTACAAGAAGGAGTCCATAGAACAGCTTGGCAACTGCCTGAGAACGAGTCTGCAGGAAATTATACTTCATTGTATTTCTAAAGAAGGAACAGAACTCACACCTAGTGATGTATCGTTTTCTGAAATGGAAATCGCCGAGTTGGACCGTTTGATCCAATCTACACAACAACTAGGTGAATTGGAGAGCTTATATCCGATGACACCGATGCAAAAAGGCATGTTGTTTCACAGTTTGCTCGATTCCCAATCGGAAGCCTATTTTGAACAGATGATCATTCATTTGAAGGGCCAACTGGATCTGGATATTCTTGCTCAAAGTCTCAACAGATTAGGACAGCGACATGCTGTGTTCAGAACCAGCTTTTATAGGGGCTGGAACAAGGAAGCTCTGCAAGTGGTATTTCAAAAAAGCCGAATTGATCTGGTTTATCAGGACATCAATTGCATTGATAAATCAGAACGAAACGACAGGGTGTTCCATTTGGCGGCTGAAGACCGAAGAAGAGGCTTTGATCTAGAGCAAGACGCGCTAACGAGGTTTACGGTTTTGCAATCAGGTCCTGATGAATACGATTTGATCTGGAGCTTTCATCATATGTTAATGGATGGCTGGTGCATTCCGATGGTTACGCAAGAACTGTTTGAGCTTTATGATGCGATCAGCCAGCGTCGTCCTCCCCGGTTGAAAGAGGTTTTTCCTTACAGCAGCTATGTGAACTGGCTTGGAGCGCAAAATCAAAAGGAAGCATCCGATTACTGGAAACATTACTTGGCAGGTTATGAAGGACATACCAGCCTGTCATCCGTTTTGCCACCGTCTCCTGTTGGGGAGCCATGTCAAGAGAAGCTGGCTTGGAGCTTGGGAGAAGACCTGACAACTAAATTAAAAAACACAGCCATCCGTCAGCATGTTACTGTCAATACCCTGATGCAAACGGTGTGGGGCCTGCTGCTGCAGCGATATAATAACACCACTGATGTCGTGTTTGGCAGTGTTGTATCTGGTAGACCGCCTCATTTGCCCGGAATTCAGGACATGATTGGTTTGTTTATCAATACCGTGCCTGTTCGTATTCAGTGCAGTCCAGATCAGACTTTTTCTGAAATCATCCGTATCGTACAACAACAAGCTGTTGCTTCACACAGCTATGAGACGTTCCCGCTATATGAAATTCAGGCACAAACAGATCAAAAACAAAAGTTAATCACCCATATTATGGTTTTTGAAAATTATCCGATTGAACAGGCTCTGATACAAGGCAGTGATCCGGAAGCAACATCATTGCAGATTTTGGACGTTAAGACATCTGAGCAAACCAATTATGATTTCATGATAAGTGTCGTTCCTGGTGGAAATATGCAAATCGAATTTCAATACAACACAGAGACATACAGCCATGCACATGTGGCAAGGATGAAGGGACATCTAGAGCGTATAATTACCCAAGCTACCAATTCACCAGACCTTGTAATCCGCAAGCTGGATATACTGACACGCGAGGAATCCCAAAATATTCTTGAACATTTTAACAATACAGCGGCAGTTATCCCGGAACATATTCTTATTCATCAGTTTTTTGAAGCGCAAGTAGCCCGAACACCAGAGCGCATCGCACTGGTATATGGTGAGGTACAAATGACTTACGCAGAATTAAACGCGCAAGCCAACAGGTTGGCTCGCACATTAAGAAAAGCAGGTGTTCGTGAGGATCACCCTGTAGCTATACTATTTGAGCGTTCACCCCAGGTCATTCTCAGTATGCTGGCCATTTGGAAAGCGGGCGGGGCCTATGTGCCCATTGATCCAGAATACCCGGCGAGCAGAACCGAGTACATGCTAGAGGATTCGGGGGCAGCGGTTTTGCTGACGGACTATCATACGCAGCATCCTATAAACTTTGCTGGAGAGAGCATAATAGTTGATCACACGTCATGCGGTGATGAAGATTCCCATAATTTGGAATGCAATTGTTCCATTTCTAATTTGGCTTATATCATTTATACATCGGGGTCGACCGGCCAGCCTAAAGGCGTGGCGGTAGAGCATCGTTCTGTTTTGAATTTTCTTCATACTTTAGAACAACGGAGTCCCCTTGAAGCGGAAGATGTACTTTTGCAAAAAACTTCTGTCTCTTTCGACGCATCTGTGTGGGAATTGTGCTGGTGGATGCTAAGGGGAGCTTGTCTCAGTATACTGGAGCCCGGAGAAGAGAAAGACCCTGCAGCTATCACGGCCGCCGTCCAACGATACGGGGTGTCACATCTCGAATTCGCACCTTCCATGCTTCAAGCTTTTGTAGATTATGTTCGTGAGTACAGCGCAGCAGATCAGCTTGCAACATTAAAATATATATCGGTTGGGGGCGAAATGCTGTCGTCGTCATTAGCCCGGCAATTTTATGATGTGCTGACAATCCCGAATGGCACGCAGTTGTATAACACCTATGGGCCTACTGAAGCAACCGTTGAAGTTGCCAGTTACTTGTGTCATGATCAGCACTTTGAAAATAGCATCCCTATCGGTACGCCCAATCTCAATACTCGTCTATACATTTTAAATGAATCTTTACAGCCGCAGCCTATTGGAATCGCAGGGGAACTTTACATTGCGGGAGCTGGTGTGGCAAGAGGATATGTGAATCAACCGGAAGCAACTGCTTCCCGTTTTGTGCCGGACCCGTTCCAGACCGAACCGAACGCAAAAATGTATCGCACCGGAGATTTGGCGGTCTTTGGGTCAGAAGGATATGTGTATTGTCTTGGCCGTCTGGACGATCAGGTTAAGATCCGGGGATTTCGTATTGAAATGGGTGAGATTGAAAATGTACTGCTTAAGCTGGAATCTGTTCAGGAGGCGATCGTTCTCGCAAGAGATGATGGCGACGGGGACAAGGTTTTGTGCGCTTATATTACAGCAGGGGAATATCTCTCCGCTAAAGATGTACGTGCAGCAGTCGCGCGTTATCTGCCTGCATACATGGTTCCATCCTTTGTAATACAACTAGATCGTATGCCCTGGACAACCAGCGGGAAAATCAATCGCCAGGCATTGCCTGTACCAGCCGCAGATCAGCAGTCGGCTGAATCCTACATCCCGCCACGCACACATACGGAACAGCTGCTTACAGCGATATGGGCTGACATATTGAAAAGAGAACGAGTGAGCATCACGGATCATTTCTTTGATATCGGCGGTCATTCACTTAAAGCAACTCAACTTGTTGCCAAAATTCATAAGGAATTAAATGCTAAAGTTACGCTTAAGGATATTTTCACATACCCAACCATTGAAGACTTGGCGGGGTATGTAGATCGGATGGAGAACCGTACATCGTATACTCCTATACCGAAAGCTCAGGAGAGTGTGTATTACCCTGTTTCTTCCGCACAGAAGCGGCTGTTTATAGCTAGCCAGTCTACAGGTGGAGAAATGATCTACAATATGCCCGCTGTGCTGATTGTGGAAGGGGCATTGGATGTAGATCGACTGGAATATTCGTTAAGGCAATTGATTCAACGGCACGAACCTTTGCGAACGGGCTTTGAAGCAATTGAAGGGGAGCCTGTGCAATATGTGCATGCAGAAGCAGCGTTTGATCTTGAGCAAATAAATTCTGGCGAAACAACAGCGGTTGAGGTCATAATAAGTAACTTTATCCGGCCCTTTGAGCTTCATCAACCTCCTTTAATGCGTGCCGGGGTTGTCCCGCTTGGTAACAGTCGCCATTTGCTGTTGTTTGATATGCACCATCTGATTTCGGACGGCATTTCTATGAATATTTTTATGAAAGAATTCATTGAATTCTATGAGGGGAAATCTATGCCTCCTCTTACTATTCAATACAAGGATTATGCCGTATGGCAGCAACAGCAGCTTGAAAATGAAGACATGCACAAGCATGCAAAATACTGGCTTAATATGTTTAACGGTGACTTACCTAAGCTTGAATTACCGACAGATTATGAACGGTTACCTGTGCAAAGCCATGAAGGTGAACAATTTCAATTTGATGCGGATATTACGGTTAGTCAAGGCATTATGAACTTGGAGAAACGTACAGGGGCAACCCTCCACATGATTTTATGGGCAGCTTATACGGTTTTGCTTGCGAAATACAGTGGGCAGGAGGATGTGATTGTGGGTGCACCGATGGCGGGCAGGACGCATGTAGATACGGAGCCGTTAATTGGTATGTTCGTGAATACACTCGCTATTCGGAATTATCCCGCAGCAGAGAAATCATTCCTCACGTATCTCCAAGAGGTCAAAGATACGATGACAAGTGCCTTCGAGCATCAAAGCTACCCATTTGAGGAATTAGTGGACAAGCTCCATTTAAAAAGGGACATTAGCCGGACTCCTTTATTTGATACGATGCTTGTACTTCAAAATACAGAGGAGACGACCCTGGCAATAGATTCACTGACATTTACGCCATACACTAATGCCTATAATACCGCAAAATTTGATCTAACCTTATATGCGACGGCTGATGAACAGGGCTTACGATTCAGTTTTGAATATAGTACCCGTCTCTTCAAGGCCAAAACGATGGAGCGCATGTCCAATGATCTGCTTCTTATACTGAATGCTATATCTACTGACCCGAGAAGGAAATTAATGGACATTTCATTGAGTGAAATGGATGAGAATGAGCTTGGACTGATTGAAATCTCGATTTAA